A genome region from Candidatus Manganitrophus noduliformans includes the following:
- a CDS encoding SRPBCC family protein → MAAASTRIRRHLNAPRAEVYRALLDAQAVATWMVPDGMTSRVHAFDAREGGLFRISLTYDAPTGTGKTTAHTDTYHGRFVKLVPNEQVIEVLEFETDDAAMRGEMTVTFTLIDAAGGADLLAVHDNLPPGLSPADNEIGWRMAIDKLAAFVETRRNK, encoded by the coding sequence ATGGCCGCCGCCTCTACACGCATTCGCCGCCACCTGAACGCCCCTCGCGCAGAGGTCTATCGCGCCCTTCTCGACGCGCAAGCGGTCGCGACATGGATGGTGCCGGACGGGATGACCAGCCGCGTGCATGCCTTCGATGCCCGCGAAGGGGGTCTATTCAGAATCTCGCTTACCTACGACGCGCCGACCGGGACCGGCAAGACGACCGCCCACACCGACACCTACCATGGCCGCTTCGTCAAACTGGTTCCCAATGAACAGGTCATTGAAGTGCTGGAGTTCGAGACGGACGATGCCGCGATGCGCGGCGAGATGACCGTCACCTTCACACTCATTGATGCGGCCGGCGGCGCCGATCTGCTCGCCGTCCACGACAACCTGCCGCCCGGCCTCTCGCCGGCCGACAATGAAATCGGCTGGCGAATGGCGATCGACAAGCTCGCGGCATTCGTCGAGACGCGCCGAAACAAGTAG
- a CDS encoding SDR family oxidoreductase translates to MNQPLQGKVALVAGATRGAGRGIAVELGAAGATVYCTGRTTRAQRSEYNRPETIEETAKMVQQAGGRGIALQVDHLDPAQVKALVAQIEREQGRLDLLVNDVWGGELLTEWNVPVWEHSLEKGLRLLRLAIDTHIITSHFALPLLIKHPGGLLVEMTDGTAEYNNANYRLSLFYDLAKTSVIRMAWAQAKELSPHQCTAVALTPGWLRSEMMLDIYGVTEANWRDATAKQPHFVISETPRYVGRAVAHLAADPKVSRWNGQSLSSGQLAKVYGFTDLDGSQPDAWRYMVEVQDPGKPADATGYR, encoded by the coding sequence ATGAATCAACCCCTTCAAGGCAAAGTCGCATTGGTCGCAGGGGCGACGCGCGGCGCGGGGCGCGGCATCGCGGTCGAGCTCGGCGCGGCGGGCGCCACGGTCTACTGCACCGGCCGGACCACCCGCGCGCAACGTTCGGAGTATAACCGTCCCGAAACGATCGAAGAGACCGCCAAGATGGTCCAGCAAGCCGGCGGCCGAGGGATCGCCCTGCAGGTCGATCATTTAGACCCGGCGCAAGTGAAGGCGTTGGTCGCGCAGATCGAGCGCGAGCAAGGCCGCCTTGATCTCCTGGTGAATGATGTCTGGGGAGGGGAACTCTTGACCGAGTGGAACGTGCCGGTGTGGGAGCATTCTCTCGAAAAGGGCTTGCGCCTGCTGCGGCTCGCGATCGACACCCACATCATCACCAGCCACTTCGCCCTCCCCCTCTTGATCAAACATCCGGGCGGGTTGCTCGTCGAGATGACCGACGGCACCGCCGAATACAACAATGCAAACTACCGGCTGTCGCTCTTCTACGATCTCGCCAAAACTTCGGTCATTCGAATGGCCTGGGCGCAGGCGAAGGAGCTTTCGCCCCATCAATGCACCGCCGTGGCGCTGACCCCCGGCTGGCTGCGCTCCGAGATGATGTTGGATATCTACGGCGTCACCGAAGCCAACTGGCGGGACGCCACCGCGAAGCAGCCCCACTTCGTGATCAGCGAAACGCCCCGTTACGTCGGCCGCGCCGTGGCCCACCTCGCCGCCGATCCCAAGGTATCACGCTGGAACGGCCAATCTCTTTCGAGCGGCCAGCTCGCAAAAGTTTACGGCTTCACCGATCTTGACGGTTCCCAGCCCGATGCCTGGCGCTACATGGTGGAGGTGCAGGATCCCGGCAAACCGGCCGACGCCACCGGGTACAGGTAA
- a CDS encoding aldo/keto reductase produces MRTVTLPSGVPVPVLGQGTWGMGETPERRQEEIAALRFGLDLGLTLIDTAEMYGEGGAEEVVGEAIEGRRDEVYLVSKVYPFNASRRGTVAACERSLKRLKTDRLDLYLLHWRGDYPLSETVEAFEALKEAGAIRDWGVSNFDLPDMKELVTVPNGEQVATDQVLYNLYHREVETALLPWCLKRHIPIMAYSPIEQGRMLDDPLLKEIASRHGITPAQAALAWLLQKQEVIVIAKASKIEHVRQNREALDVHLTIRDLEALDQAYPPPRKPTPLKVH; encoded by the coding sequence ATGAGAACCGTGACGCTTCCATCAGGAGTACCGGTCCCCGTGCTCGGCCAGGGGACCTGGGGAATGGGCGAGACGCCGGAACGGCGGCAGGAAGAAATCGCCGCGCTTCGCTTCGGCCTCGACCTCGGCCTAACCCTCATCGACACGGCGGAAATGTACGGCGAAGGGGGCGCCGAAGAGGTGGTGGGGGAAGCGATCGAAGGACGCCGCGACGAGGTTTATCTGGTCAGCAAAGTGTATCCGTTTAATGCCAGCCGGCGCGGAACCGTCGCCGCCTGCGAGCGGAGCCTCAAGCGCTTGAAGACCGATCGCCTCGATCTCTACCTGCTTCATTGGAGAGGCGACTATCCCCTTTCCGAAACCGTCGAAGCCTTCGAAGCGCTGAAAGAGGCCGGGGCGATTCGGGACTGGGGGGTCAGCAATTTCGATCTCCCCGATATGAAAGAGCTGGTGACCGTCCCGAACGGCGAACAGGTCGCGACCGACCAGGTGCTTTATAATCTTTATCACCGCGAGGTGGAGACCGCGCTCCTCCCTTGGTGTCTGAAGCGCCACATTCCGATCATGGCCTACTCCCCGATCGAGCAGGGGCGCATGCTTGACGATCCCCTCTTGAAGGAGATCGCCTCACGTCACGGAATCACCCCGGCCCAGGCGGCGCTCGCCTGGCTGCTTCAAAAGCAGGAGGTGATCGTCATCGCGAAGGCGAGCAAGATCGAGCACGTTCGACAGAACCGCGAAGCGCTCGATGTCCATCTAACGATCCGCGATCTGGAAGCATTGGACCAGGCCTACCCCCCTCCCCGCAAGCCCACCCCATTGAAAGTTCATTGA
- a CDS encoding TfoX/Sxy family protein yields the protein MPYNKSLSDRLQPLLKTRKGFSEKEMFGGVGFLLNGNMCVGVYKEFLILRLGKEEADRALNKSMSNHSTSTAGQCPDG from the coding sequence ATGCCTTATAATAAGTCTCTCTCTGACCGCCTCCAACCCCTCCTCAAAACCCGCAAAGGCTTCTCCGAAAAAGAGATGTTCGGCGGTGTCGGATTTCTGCTGAACGGAAACATGTGCGTGGGCGTCTATAAAGAATTCTTGATCCTCCGGCTGGGAAAAGAGGAAGCCGACCGCGCTTTGAACAAAAGCATGTCAAACCATTCGACATCAACGGCCGGGCAATGTCCGGATGGGTGA
- a CDS encoding DUF5615 family PIN-like protein → MKFKVDENLPIEIAGLLREEGHDARTVSEQHLGGSADSNIASVCQQEERALVTLDTDFADIRLYPPDQFSGIIVLRLERQDKPHLLDIFTHVMQVFSREPVKGHLWIVEEKQIRIRG, encoded by the coding sequence ATGAAATTCAAAGTTGACGAAAATCTTCCCATTGAAATTGCCGGCCTTCTCCGCGAAGAAGGCCACGATGCGAGGACGGTATCGGAACAACACCTTGGCGGTAGTGCCGATTCCAATATCGCAAGTGTTTGTCAACAAGAAGAACGTGCTTTAGTAACATTGGATACGGACTTCGCTGATATTCGGCTTTACCCTCCTGACCAGTTTTCCGGAATAATCGTCCTGCGCCTGGAACGGCAAGACAAGCCGCATCTTCTCGACATCTTCACGCATGTGATGCAAGTATTTTCTCGTGAACCGGTCAAAGGACATCTCTGGATCGTTGAAGAGAAGCAAATTAGAATCCGAGGGTAA
- a CDS encoding DUF433 domain-containing protein, translated as MNWKEYITVDQEICHGKACIKGTRIMVSVVLDNLAAGLTADEILQSYPSLTREAVQAAIAYAAELARERVVIMPA; from the coding sequence ATGAACTGGAAAGAGTATATAACGGTTGATCAGGAGATTTGCCATGGTAAGGCGTGCATCAAGGGGACAAGAATCATGGTGTCCGTGGTGCTTGATAATCTTGCCGCCGGTCTCACAGCAGATGAGATTTTACAGAGTTATCCTTCCCTCACTCGCGAAGCCGTGCAGGCCGCCATCGCATACGCAGCCGAACTCGCGCGAGAGCGGGTTGTCATCATGCCGGCATAG
- a CDS encoding low molecular weight protein tyrosine phosphatase family protein produces MKKLLFICSQNRLRSPTAEAVFSKWPNVEAMSAGLNHDAELRVSAEMIEWADAIFVMEAGHKKNLSKQFNGPLKGKRIIVLGIPDDYDYMQKELVQLLETKVPKYLNI; encoded by the coding sequence ATGAAAAAACTTCTTTTCATCTGCAGCCAGAATCGTCTTCGGAGCCCGACGGCCGAAGCGGTCTTTTCAAAATGGCCGAACGTAGAGGCGATGTCCGCCGGGCTCAATCACGACGCGGAGCTTCGGGTTTCGGCGGAGATGATCGAATGGGCCGATGCCATCTTTGTCATGGAAGCGGGTCACAAGAAAAATCTCAGCAAGCAGTTCAACGGACCACTTAAAGGAAAACGGATCATCGTCCTAGGAATTCCAGATGATTACGATTATATGCAAAAGGAACTCGTTCAACTCTTAGAAACAAAGGTTCCGAAGTACCTCAACATCTGA